The following are encoded together in the Variovorax sp. PBS-H4 genome:
- a CDS encoding formylglycine-generating enzyme family protein, giving the protein MKVLIVDRRLVFADMAARLQAGGWQLAADATAPPPLIEGEPEAAQFQRAGARLQYHFDPAMGMRQLRVSGALADDELAALASSLPCLGVEDARDLLRFPDVESRLLGLRMAEALDAPELLGDVAALMSGTTPTIARQAMRTFGRLIAQPGGAALRAVGHWKQDNPDKSAIFLLAGSTHNKLQILRWLAHDRRQSNEHIEAVLRTAFEDPDWEVRVTALVVAARLRADGLVGEVARVRLPEDTADGVNVDERRMLRTVQLCAIELLEGVAVPPASESPPTTKAAMREHLLRCLAGERVRWHEKAFLFVASLSTPLPDAVPPPGILPEGIDTTDHGYVLRGCGIALCWVPPIDHWLGEELPKMPVANPIRLQSSEGFFIARDLLAAPGRSDAEAGFLWDHRSALEHCRRLSATTGLTLRLPTADEWEMAARGPDARRFPWGNNARGERRFGASPWGVNNAVGRLAQWTATSRGEQVLVCGGEKQWVCAMRAPANRASLQALRIVIG; this is encoded by the coding sequence ATGAAGGTCCTGATCGTCGACCGGCGGTTGGTTTTTGCCGACATGGCGGCGCGCTTGCAAGCGGGCGGCTGGCAACTCGCGGCCGATGCCACGGCGCCCCCGCCGCTGATCGAGGGTGAGCCGGAGGCCGCACAGTTCCAGCGTGCAGGTGCGCGGCTGCAATATCACTTCGATCCAGCCATGGGCATGCGCCAGCTGCGCGTCTCGGGGGCGCTTGCCGACGATGAGCTCGCGGCCCTTGCGTCAAGCCTGCCTTGCCTCGGCGTCGAGGACGCCCGCGACCTGCTGCGTTTCCCGGATGTCGAATCCCGCTTGCTCGGCCTTCGCATGGCCGAGGCGCTCGACGCCCCGGAACTGCTCGGCGATGTGGCCGCCCTCATGAGCGGCACCACACCGACCATTGCCCGGCAGGCGATGCGCACCTTCGGGCGCCTGATCGCGCAGCCGGGCGGCGCTGCCTTGCGCGCGGTCGGGCATTGGAAGCAAGACAACCCCGACAAGTCGGCGATCTTCCTGCTCGCAGGCAGCACGCACAACAAGTTGCAGATCCTGCGCTGGCTCGCGCACGACCGACGGCAGAGCAACGAACACATCGAGGCCGTGCTTCGAACCGCGTTCGAGGATCCGGATTGGGAAGTGCGGGTCACCGCGCTGGTGGTCGCTGCACGATTGCGCGCCGATGGCCTGGTGGGCGAGGTCGCCCGCGTACGATTGCCAGAAGACACCGCAGACGGCGTCAATGTTGACGAGCGGCGCATGTTGCGCACCGTCCAGCTGTGCGCCATCGAGTTGCTCGAGGGCGTCGCTGTTCCGCCGGCCTCTGAATCCCCGCCGACGACCAAGGCAGCGATGCGCGAACACCTGTTGCGCTGCCTCGCTGGCGAGCGGGTTCGGTGGCACGAGAAGGCATTCCTCTTCGTTGCGTCGCTGAGCACGCCATTGCCCGATGCGGTGCCGCCGCCTGGGATATTGCCTGAGGGCATAGACACCACGGACCACGGTTACGTGCTCCGTGGCTGCGGAATTGCATTGTGCTGGGTCCCGCCGATCGATCACTGGCTGGGCGAGGAGTTGCCGAAGATGCCGGTCGCGAACCCCATCCGTCTTCAGTCGAGCGAAGGTTTCTTCATCGCTCGCGACTTGCTCGCGGCGCCGGGCCGTTCAGATGCTGAAGCGGGATTCTTGTGGGATCACCGCTCGGCGCTTGAGCACTGTCGGCGTCTCAGCGCCACCACCGGACTCACGCTGCGCCTTCCGACTGCCGACGAATGGGAGATGGCCGCCCGCGGCCCGGACGCGAGACGCTTTCCCTGGGGAAACAACGCGCGTGGCGAACGGCGCTTCGGCGCATCGCCCTGGGGCGTCAACAACGCGGTGGGCCGTCTTGCCCAGTGGACGGCAACAAGTCGCGGTGAGCAAGTGCTGGTGTGCGGCGGCGAGAAGCAATGGGTCTGCGCTATGCGCGCACCGGCAAACCGCGCATCCTTGCAGGCCTTGCGGATCGTGATCGGGTAG
- a CDS encoding dihydrodipicolinate synthase family protein, translating into MTLDNPRHRGIYPVAPTTFTESGELDLESQKRCIDFMIDAGSDGICILANFSEQFLLSDEEREVLTRTVLAHVAGRVPVIVTTTHTSTRVCAERSRRAQDMGAAMVMVMPPYHGATFRFIEPQIQQFYAQLSDAIDIPIMIQDAPASGTPLSASFLARLATEIEHVAYFKIETAGAASKLRELIRLGGQAIEGPWDGEEAITLLPDLDAGATGSMTGGGYPDGIRPIIEAHRNGDRERAYALYQRWLPLINFENRQAGFLAAKALMKEGGVIACEAPRQPWPALHPETRRGLIETARRLDPLVLRWAR; encoded by the coding sequence ATGACCCTGGACAACCCCCGCCATCGCGGCATCTATCCCGTCGCGCCCACCACCTTCACCGAATCGGGCGAGCTCGACCTCGAGAGCCAGAAGCGCTGCATCGACTTCATGATCGACGCCGGCTCGGACGGCATCTGCATCCTGGCGAACTTCTCCGAGCAGTTCCTGCTGTCGGACGAGGAACGCGAGGTGCTCACGCGCACCGTGCTCGCGCATGTCGCGGGCCGGGTGCCGGTGATCGTCACCACCACGCACACCAGCACCCGGGTCTGCGCCGAACGCAGCCGGCGCGCGCAAGACATGGGGGCTGCCATGGTGATGGTGATGCCGCCGTACCACGGCGCGACCTTCCGCTTCATCGAGCCGCAGATCCAGCAGTTCTATGCGCAGCTGTCGGACGCCATCGACATTCCCATCATGATCCAGGACGCACCCGCGAGCGGCACGCCGCTGTCCGCGTCGTTCCTCGCGCGGCTCGCGACGGAGATCGAGCACGTGGCCTACTTCAAGATCGAGACCGCGGGCGCTGCATCGAAGTTGCGCGAGCTGATCCGCCTGGGCGGCCAGGCGATCGAAGGCCCGTGGGACGGCGAAGAGGCGATCACCCTGCTGCCCGACCTGGACGCCGGCGCCACCGGATCGATGACGGGCGGCGGCTATCCGGACGGCATCCGGCCCATCATCGAGGCGCATCGCAACGGCGACCGCGAGCGGGCCTACGCGCTCTACCAGCGCTGGCTGCCGCTGATCAACTTCGAGAACCGGCAGGCCGGCTTCCTGGCTGCCAAGGCGCTGATGAAGGAGGGCGGCGTGATCGCCTGCGAGGCACCGCGCCAGCCATGGCCGGCGCTGCATCCCGAGACGCGCAGGGGGCTGATCGAGACGGCCAGGCGTCTCGACCCCTTGGTGCTGCGCTGGGCGCGTTGA
- a CDS encoding glutathione S-transferase: MTYQLHYWPTIQGRGEFVRLALEAAGADYVDVAREPAGRGGGEAALLRRLGDADNPRASFAPPFLVDGDIVVGQTAAILLYLGPRLGLAGTGERDALWTHQLQLTMADVVAEAHDTHHPISTSAYYEEQRDAAQARAKYFREERIPKYLDWFERVLQRNPAGDLHLVGDSLTYADLSLFQVVAGLRYAFPKATARALARTPAVVKLHANVARRQRLREYLQSSRRIAFNEEGIFRCYAELDG, translated from the coding sequence GTGACCTATCAGCTTCACTACTGGCCCACCATCCAGGGCCGCGGCGAATTCGTGCGGCTCGCACTCGAGGCGGCCGGCGCCGACTATGTCGACGTCGCGCGAGAGCCGGCAGGCCGGGGCGGCGGCGAGGCGGCGCTGCTGCGGCGGCTCGGCGATGCGGACAATCCGCGGGCGTCCTTCGCGCCGCCTTTCCTGGTCGATGGCGACATCGTGGTCGGCCAGACCGCGGCCATCCTCCTGTACCTGGGCCCGCGCCTCGGGCTGGCAGGCACCGGCGAGCGCGATGCGCTCTGGACGCACCAGTTGCAGCTCACCATGGCAGACGTGGTGGCAGAGGCCCACGACACGCACCACCCGATCTCCACCAGCGCCTACTACGAGGAGCAGCGCGACGCGGCGCAGGCGCGCGCCAAGTACTTTCGCGAGGAGCGCATCCCGAAGTACCTCGACTGGTTCGAGCGGGTGCTGCAACGCAACCCTGCGGGCGACCTGCACCTGGTGGGCGACAGCCTGACCTACGCCGACCTCTCGCTGTTCCAGGTGGTGGCGGGCCTGCGCTATGCCTTTCCGAAGGCGACGGCGCGCGCATTGGCGCGCACCCCGGCCGTGGTGAAGCTGCACGCCAACGTCGCTCGGCGACAGCGGCTGCGCGAGTACCTGCAGAGCTCTCGGCGGATTGCGTTCAACGAGGAGGGCATCTTCAGGTGTTATGCGGAGCTGGATGGTTAG